A single genomic interval of Terriglobia bacterium harbors:
- a CDS encoding polysaccharide biosynthesis/export family protein — MWKIPALAAVLSIATAFTATPQQSRYQLKNGDTLDLTFVYVPEFNQTVSIQPDGFVSLRAVGDVRAGGLTIPELTKAIEAKYTDIMKQPEVNVEIKDFEKPFFLAQGEVQKPGKYDLRSDIKLSEAVAIAGGLTPNAKHSQVLLFRRTHGDSVSVREIDLKKVLSGKNLASDVRIQAGDMVVVPKSRISNVKEYAQMLYWHFPLP; from the coding sequence ATGTGGAAGATTCCCGCACTGGCAGCCGTGTTGTCGATTGCAACGGCCTTTACCGCAACACCTCAACAATCCAGGTATCAGTTGAAAAACGGGGACACCCTGGATCTGACCTTCGTTTACGTCCCCGAATTCAACCAGACGGTCAGCATTCAGCCGGACGGCTTCGTTTCGTTGCGCGCCGTAGGCGATGTCCGGGCCGGCGGACTGACGATTCCCGAACTGACGAAGGCCATCGAAGCGAAATACACGGACATCATGAAACAGCCCGAGGTCAACGTCGAGATCAAGGATTTCGAAAAGCCCTTTTTTCTCGCTCAGGGCGAAGTGCAGAAGCCGGGCAAATACGATCTCCGCAGCGATATTAAATTGAGCGAAGCCGTCGCCATCGCGGGCGGCCTGACCCCGAATGCGAAACACTCACAGGTTCTTCTTTTCCGGCGAACGCACGGCGATTCCGTTAGCGTGAGAGAAATCGATCTGAAAAAAGTGCTTTCCGGAAAGAATCTCGCCAGTGATGTGAGGATTCAGGCCGGCGACATGGTGGTGGTGCCGAAGAGCCGGATCTCCAATGTGAAGGAATATGCCCAGATGCTCTACTGGCATTTTCCGCTTCCCTGA